In Candidatus Poribacteria bacterium, the genomic window CCGACGAAGAGGTAATATAGCGGGTTGTAATTCGCTATAAGGGCAAGGACGACGCTTGTCCCAAGATAGGCGGTGGGGATATCCCAGCGGATCACCCTCATCGCGAGGAGAAAGGCAGCGCCGATGAGAATAGCGAAGGCGCTCGTCTCTCCCATCGAGCCCGAGATATTGCCCCAGAACAGCTTTCCGATCAGATGCCAACCCTTGGTGAAGGTCATCTCACTCAGATTTCTCAGATGCGGGGTCGCCGAGGTGACCCCATCTGCGACCGAGAACCATTTCTTGGAGAGGAACTCCCTTGGCTCGACATATTTGTTGACGAAGGCGGGCCAGGTGGCCATCAGGAAGACCCTGGCGCTTGCGGCAGGGTTGAATATGTTCTTACCAAGTCCCCCGAAGAACTCCTTCACGATAACTATCGCGAACGCACACGCCACGATCGTCATCACGATCGAAACCGTAGGAGGCAGTATCAGAGCGATGATGAGCCCGGTTACCACAGCGCTCAAATCGTGTATGCTTCTCTCCTTTTTCAGTATCTTCCGTATGGCGAACTCCGAGCCGACGCAGCTCAGGACGCTTACCACCGTCAATATCAACGCCCTGATGCCGAACAGATATATCCCCGCGATTAAGGAGGGCATCAGGGCGATGATGACGTAGAGCATTATCCTTTGGGTATCCGCCTTTTTCCTGATGTGCGGCGAAGAAGCTAGTAGAAAATCCTCCATTCTACTTTTCCCTTCTTAACCTGCTCTTGATGGCCCTTATGGATTGAACGATTTGGACCTTTGAGGGACATTCATACTCACAACAGCCACATTCTATGCAGTTTAATACGTCGTACTCCAACGCTTCCTGGAACCTCCCCTTCTCATACAGTATGGGAAAGATCCGCGGCATCAGTCCCATCGGGCAGACGTCGATACATCTGCCGCAACTGATGCACGGATATCTTCTCGTCTTCGGTATATCACCTAAGGCCAGGATGCCCGTTGTGGTCTTTACGACGGGCACCTCGTCGGAGGGAAGGGATACGCCCATCATCGGTCCACCCATTATAACCCGCCTTACGCCCTCTTTGTATCCGCCGCATTCCTCTATCAGTTGAGAGACAGGCGTCCCGATTCTGACTAAAAGGTTTTTAGGATCATTAACCTCACCTGTGACCGTGACGACTCGCTCGTAAAGCGGCTTTCCGAGTATCACGGCCTCGAAGACGGCATATGTCGTCCCGATATTTTGAACCACCACTCCCACGTCCAGAGGTAGTCCTCCCACAGGCACCTCTCTTCCCGTTACGGACTTGATCAACACCTTTTCGGCGCCCTGGGGATATCTCGTTTTGGTCTCCACGACCTTGATCGGCTTACCGGCCAGTCTCTCCTCAAACGCCTTAATCGCATCGGGTTTGTTGTCCTCTATCGCTATGAAGCAGTCCTTGGCGTTCAGGGCCTTCATGAGGAGCAGAGTTCCTTCGATGATCTCATCCGTCCTTTCGAGCATGAGCCTGTGGTCTGCCGTGAGATAGGGCTCACACTCCGAACCGTTTATGATCAACGTGTCAATCGGTTTGTCCTTGGGAGGACTCAGCTTGACGTGGGTGGGGAATCCGGCACCACCGAGCCCTACGATCCCCGACTCGGCGATTATCTTGATTATATCCTCCCTGCTTAAGTCATCCACCTCTCTTATCCGCTCGTAGCTCTCCGCCGGCTCCTCCGTCGTCTCGATCACCACCGACAGCACACTTCTTCCGGAAGGGGAAGGCATAGGGGCAATTCTCCTCACGACACCTGTGACGCTTGAATGGACGTTGGCGCTCACGAAGGCGGAGCTTTGGCCTATCAACTGTCCGACCGATACAGTATCCTTGGCGGAGACAATGGGTTGAGCGGGGGCGCCGATATGCTGTTGTAGGGGAATTACCGCCGTTTCAGGTATTTTTGATCTTTCTATTTTGTGGGAGGCGGTGACTTTGCTGTAGGGGAGATGAACTCCTTTACGAAATTTGAATATAGCTTCCACAAGCGAACCTCCAAAGGAGGATCAACGATA contains:
- a CDS encoding RnfABCDGE type electron transport complex subunit D, whose product is MEDFLLASSPHIRKKADTQRIMLYVIIALMPSLIAGIYLFGIRALILTVVSVLSCVGSEFAIRKILKKERSIHDLSAVVTGLIIALILPPTVSIVMTIVACAFAIVIVKEFFGGLGKNIFNPAASARVFLMATWPAFVNKYVEPREFLSKKWFSVADGVTSATPHLRNLSEMTFTKGWHLIGKLFWGNISGSMGETSAFAILIGAAFLLAMRVIRWDIPTAYLGTSVVLALIANYNPLYYLFVGGLMFGAFFMATDYVTSPITTKGRLIYGIGLGILTFVIRRYGSLPEGVVYSILIMNGFTPLINSLIRPTAFGKVRVRK
- the rsxC gene encoding electron transport complex subunit RsxC, producing MFKFRKGVHLPYSKVTASHKIERSKIPETAVIPLQQHIGAPAQPIVSAKDTVSVGQLIGQSSAFVSANVHSSVTGVVRRIAPMPSPSGRSVLSVVIETTEEPAESYERIREVDDLSREDIIKIIAESGIVGLGGAGFPTHVKLSPPKDKPIDTLIINGSECEPYLTADHRLMLERTDEIIEGTLLLMKALNAKDCFIAIEDNKPDAIKAFEERLAGKPIKVVETKTRYPQGAEKVLIKSVTGREVPVGGLPLDVGVVVQNIGTTYAVFEAVILGKPLYERVVTVTGEVNDPKNLLVRIGTPVSQLIEECGGYKEGVRRVIMGGPMMGVSLPSDEVPVVKTTTGILALGDIPKTRRYPCISCGRCIDVCPMGLMPRIFPILYEKGRFQEALEYDVLNCIECGCCEYECPSKVQIVQSIRAIKSRLRREK